Proteins encoded together in one Bacteroides ovatus window:
- a CDS encoding NADH-quinone oxidoreductase subunit A, whose product MNFTFLVVVLLTALAFVGVVVALSRAISPRSYNLQKFEAYECGIPTRGKSWMQFRVGYYLFAILFLMFDVETALLFPWAVVMHDMGPQGLISVLFFFIILVLGLAYAWRKGALEWK is encoded by the coding sequence ATGAATTTTACATTTTTAGTTGTTGTTTTACTGACAGCGCTTGCTTTTGTCGGTGTAGTAGTAGCTCTTTCGCGTGCTATTTCTCCCCGTTCATACAATCTGCAAAAGTTTGAGGCTTATGAATGTGGTATACCGACACGTGGTAAATCATGGATGCAGTTTCGCGTAGGCTACTACCTGTTTGCCATCCTATTTCTTATGTTCGATGTCGAAACTGCTTTACTGTTCCCATGGGCAGTAGTTATGCACGACATGGGACCACAGGGACTTATTAGTGTTCTCTTCTTCTTTATCATTTTAGTTCTGGGTCTTGCTTATGCCTGGAGGAAAGGAGCTTTGGAATGGAAATAA
- a CDS encoding NADH-quinone oxidoreductase subunit B — MEITKKPKIKSIPYDEFIDNESLEKLVKELNAGGANVALGVLDDFINWGRSNSLWPLTFATSCCGIEFMALGAARYDMARFGFEVARASPRQADMIMVCGTITNKMAPVLKRLYDQMPDPKYVVAVGGCAVSGGPFKKSYHVVNGVDKILPVDVYIPGCPPRPEAFYYGMMQLQRKVKIEKFFGGVNRKEKKPDYLKNEE; from the coding sequence ATGGAAATAACCAAAAAGCCAAAAATAAAATCTATTCCGTATGATGAGTTTATCGACAATGAATCATTGGAAAAGTTGGTCAAAGAACTTAATGCAGGAGGAGCAAACGTTGCCCTCGGAGTTCTTGACGACTTTATCAACTGGGGACGCAGTAACTCACTGTGGCCGCTTACCTTTGCAACCAGTTGTTGCGGTATCGAATTTATGGCACTGGGTGCCGCGCGTTATGACATGGCCCGCTTTGGGTTTGAAGTAGCACGTGCCAGTCCGCGCCAGGCTGATATGATTATGGTATGCGGAACAATCACCAATAAAATGGCTCCGGTACTGAAACGACTCTATGACCAGATGCCCGATCCGAAGTATGTGGTTGCCGTAGGCGGATGCGCCGTCAGCGGAGGTCCTTTCAAAAAGTCTTATCACGTGGTAAACGGAGTGGACAAGATTCTTCCGGTAGATGTATATATTCCCGGATGCCCGCCACGTCCTGAAGCTTTTTATTATGGCATGATGCAATTGCAACGCAAAGTGAAAATAGAGAAGTTCTTTGGTGGAGTAAACAGAAAAGAGAAGAAACCGGATTATTTAAAAAATGAAGAATGA
- a CDS encoding RNA polymerase sigma-70 factor, translating to MSFSELYLIYYPKLVRFAKEFVMSEEDAENITQDVFTDLWEKRESMNHIENMNAYLFRLVRNKCLDYLKHKVFEQKYVENVKASFEIELNLKLQSLDRFDVYDISERNQMEKLIRDAINSLPKRCRDIFLLSRMEGLKYREISERLGISVNTVECQMGIALKKLRAKLNVTLAA from the coding sequence ATGAGTTTTTCAGAATTGTATCTTATTTATTATCCCAAACTAGTTCGGTTTGCAAAAGAATTTGTGATGTCGGAAGAGGATGCGGAGAACATAACACAAGATGTGTTTACAGACTTATGGGAAAAGAGAGAGTCAATGAATCATATTGAGAATATGAATGCTTATCTTTTCAGGCTTGTAAGAAACAAATGTTTGGATTATTTAAAGCATAAAGTATTCGAGCAAAAGTATGTCGAGAATGTGAAGGCTTCTTTTGAGATTGAGTTGAATCTGAAATTGCAATCTTTGGATCGTTTTGATGTATATGATATATCAGAAAGAAATCAGATGGAGAAACTGATACGGGATGCTATCAATAGTTTGCCTAAAAGATGTCGTGACATATTTTTGTTAAGCCGCATGGAAGGATTGAAGTATAGGGAAATATCCGAACGTTTGGGCATTTCGGTAAATACAGTGGAATGTCAGATGGGAATAGCACTAAAAAAGTTGAGAGCAAAACTCAATGTAACATTGGCTGCATAA
- a CDS encoding DUF6377 domain-containing protein, protein MKRTLWFLFFLLNSLFYLYADSENDSLLKVLDKVISERLIYTQKKEATIKELKKKKVGLNSLEDIYNLNKEIIHQYETFVCDSAEQYIHENIDIAKIIGNKEYLLEEQLRLAFVYSLSGLFIQANDIFKSIRCADLPDHLKALYCWNRIRYYENLIKYTDDVRFSNEYIAEKEAYRDTVMSILFDQSDEYRKEKAVKLQDKGSTKEALLILKEIYNKQEPASHGYAMMAMGLARAYRLTGNYILEEKFLMLAAMTDTKLAVKENEALLTLAVNLYHKGDIDRAYNYIKVALDDAIFYNSRFKNTVIARIHPIIENTYLIRLEKQKQNLRFYIFLTSLFVVALAITLYFTYKQTKIVSRAKRHLKAMNEELVGLNKNLDEANLIKEKYVGYFMNQCAVYINKLDEYRKNVNRKIKTGQIDDLYKSSSRPFEKELEELYHNFDKAFLKLYPNFVVEFNSLLKSEERYRLEKDQLNTELRIFALIRLGITDVGQIAVFLHYSVQTIYNYKSKVKRMSTLDSNIFEEEVKMLGSLSQK, encoded by the coding sequence ATGAAACGCACACTTTGGTTTTTATTTTTCCTTCTAAACTCCTTGTTTTATCTCTATGCAGATAGTGAGAATGATTCTTTGTTGAAGGTGTTGGACAAAGTGATTTCTGAACGTTTGATATATACCCAGAAAAAAGAAGCCACCATAAAAGAATTGAAGAAAAAGAAGGTTGGTCTTAATTCATTGGAGGATATATATAATTTAAATAAAGAAATTATCCACCAATATGAGACTTTTGTTTGTGACTCGGCGGAACAATATATTCATGAGAATATTGATATAGCAAAAATAATTGGTAATAAAGAATATCTTTTGGAAGAGCAGCTTCGGTTGGCTTTTGTCTATTCTTTATCAGGTTTGTTTATTCAAGCTAATGATATTTTTAAGTCGATTAGGTGTGCCGATTTACCCGATCATCTTAAAGCTTTGTATTGCTGGAATCGTATACGTTATTATGAGAATCTTATTAAATACACGGACGATGTACGATTCTCAAATGAGTATATAGCAGAAAAAGAAGCTTATCGAGATACTGTTATGAGTATTTTATTTGACCAGTCGGATGAATATAGAAAAGAAAAAGCTGTAAAGCTTCAAGATAAAGGGAGTACAAAAGAGGCTCTTCTGATTCTGAAAGAGATATATAATAAACAGGAACCGGCATCTCATGGATATGCTATGATGGCTATGGGACTTGCAAGGGCCTATCGGTTAACAGGGAATTATATACTGGAGGAAAAGTTTCTAATGCTGGCTGCTATGACAGATACAAAATTAGCCGTAAAAGAGAATGAGGCTTTGTTGACATTAGCAGTTAATTTATATCATAAGGGAGATATAGACAGAGCGTATAATTATATAAAAGTAGCGTTGGATGATGCTATCTTTTATAATTCCCGTTTTAAGAATACGGTCATTGCCCGTATACATCCGATTATTGAGAACACGTACTTAATCCGGTTGGAAAAACAAAAACAGAATCTTCGTTTCTATATATTTCTGACTAGCTTGTTTGTGGTAGCTCTTGCCATCACCCTGTATTTTACATATAAACAAACAAAAATTGTATCTCGGGCTAAGCGGCATCTTAAAGCCATGAATGAAGAACTGGTCGGGTTGAATAAGAACCTTGACGAAGCTAATTTGATTAAGGAGAAGTATGTTGGGTATTTTATGAATCAATGTGCCGTTTATATTAATAAGCTCGATGAGTACAGGAAGAATGTGAATAGAAAAATCAAGACCGGACAAATTGATGATTTATATAAATCATCTTCCCGTCCTTTTGAAAAGGAACTTGAAGAACTTTATCATAACTTTGATAAAGCGTTCCTTAAATTGTACCCAAATTTTGTAGTCGAGTTTAATTCTCTGTTGAAATCGGAAGAACGCTACCGTTTGGAAAAAGATCAACTGAATACAGAATTACGCATATTTGCATTGATACGGTTAGGAATTACCGATGTTGGACAGATTGCTGTATTTTTGCATTATTCTGTGCAGACAATCTATAATTATAAGAGTAAAGTGAAGAGAATGTCCACTCTTGATAGTAATATCTTTGAGGAGGAGGTAAAAATGCTTGGTTCTTTGTCTCAAAAATGA
- a CDS encoding NADH-quinone oxidoreductase subunit D encodes MQEIQFIAPAALHDEMLRLRNDKQMDFLESLTGMDWGVADEKDTPEKLRGLGVVYHLESTITGERIALKTATTNRELPEIPSVSDIWKIADFYEREVFDFYGITFVGHPDMRRLYLRNDWIGYPMRKDNDPEKDNPLCMTNEETFDTTQEIELNPDGTIKNKEMKLFGEEEYVVNIGPQHPATHGVMRFRVSLEGEIIRKIDANCGYIHRGIEKMNESLTYPQTLALTDRLDYLGAHQNRHALCMCIEKAMGVEVSERVKYIRTIMDELQRIDSHLLFYSCLAMDLGALTAFFYGFRDREKILDIFEETCGGRLIMNYNTIGGVQADLHPNFVKRVKEFIPYMRGIIHEYHDIFTGNIIAQSRMKGVGVLSREDAISFGCTGGTGRASGWACDVRKRMPYGVYDKVDFKEIVYTEGDCFARYLVRMDEIMESLNIIEQLIDNIPEGPYQEKMKPIIRVPEGSYYAAVEGSRGEFGVFLESQGDKMPYRLHYRATGLPLVAAIDTICRGTKIADLIAIGGTIDYVVPDIDR; translated from the coding sequence ATGCAAGAAATACAATTTATAGCCCCTGCAGCGTTACACGACGAGATGCTGCGCTTGCGAAATGATAAACAGATGGACTTTCTCGAAAGCCTCACCGGTATGGACTGGGGAGTAGCCGATGAGAAAGACACTCCGGAAAAACTCCGCGGTTTAGGCGTGGTCTACCATCTGGAATCGACCATTACAGGCGAACGGATAGCACTAAAAACAGCGACAACCAACCGCGAGCTACCTGAAATTCCATCTGTCAGCGACATTTGGAAGATAGCCGACTTCTATGAACGTGAAGTTTTTGATTTTTATGGTATCACCTTCGTAGGTCATCCTGACATGCGCCGACTTTATCTGCGTAACGATTGGATAGGTTATCCAATGCGCAAAGATAATGATCCGGAAAAGGATAACCCATTGTGTATGACCAATGAAGAGACGTTTGATACGACTCAAGAAATAGAACTGAACCCCGACGGAACCATCAAAAACAAAGAGATGAAGCTGTTCGGTGAAGAAGAGTATGTAGTTAACATCGGTCCGCAACACCCTGCTACTCATGGGGTAATGCGTTTCCGTGTTTCTCTGGAAGGTGAAATCATTCGTAAGATTGATGCGAACTGCGGTTATATTCACCGGGGCATCGAGAAAATGAATGAAAGCCTTACCTACCCTCAAACATTGGCCTTGACAGACCGTCTTGACTATCTGGGTGCACACCAGAACCGCCATGCACTGTGTATGTGTATTGAAAAAGCCATGGGCGTTGAGGTTAGCGAACGTGTGAAGTATATCCGTACTATTATGGATGAATTGCAACGTATCGACTCTCACTTGCTATTCTATTCTTGTCTTGCCATGGACTTAGGAGCGTTGACGGCATTTTTCTATGGATTCCGTGACCGTGAGAAGATTCTCGACATCTTTGAAGAGACTTGTGGCGGACGTCTGATAATGAACTACAATACCATTGGCGGTGTACAGGCTGACCTTCATCCTAACTTCGTCAAACGAGTAAAAGAGTTCATTCCTTATATGAGGGGAATCATCCACGAATATCACGATATATTTACGGGTAACATCATCGCACAAAGCCGCATGAAAGGTGTCGGTGTGTTAAGCCGCGAAGATGCCATCTCTTTCGGTTGTACCGGAGGTACAGGCCGTGCTTCAGGATGGGCGTGTGACGTACGTAAACGAATGCCATACGGTGTATACGACAAAGTAGATTTCAAAGAAATTGTTTATACGGAGGGTGACTGCTTTGCCCGTTACCTAGTGCGTATGGATGAAATCATGGAAAGTCTGAACATCATCGAACAATTAATAGACAATATTCCCGAAGGACCTTATCAGGAGAAGATGAAGCCTATCATCCGTGTTCCGGAAGGCAGTTATTATGCTGCAGTAGAAGGAAGTCGTGGTGAATTTGGTGTCTTCCTTGAAAGCCAGGGTGACAAAATGCCCTACCGCCTGCACTACCGTGCTACGGGATTGCCGCTTGTTGCCGCAATCGACACCATCTGCCGGGGAACGAAGATTGCCGACTTAATTGCTATTGGCGGAACAATTGATTATGTCGTTCCGGATATTGATAGATAA